The following are encoded in a window of Strigops habroptila isolate Jane chromosome 9, bStrHab1.2.pri, whole genome shotgun sequence genomic DNA:
- the ALG13 gene encoding putative bifunctional UDP-N-acetylglucosamine transferase and deubiquitinase ALG13, whose translation MKSVFVTVGTTSFDDLIATVCSPAALQVLQSRGCEKLVLQVGRGALDPALLGSPDAAVEVEAFRYKESLAEDLRRADLVISHAGAGSCLETLEKGKPLIVVINEKLMNNHQLELAKQLHKDGHVLYCNCSTLVETLQSMELSTLKPFPPGQPEKFALFLDQVFGVQWGSSRAEGAGSGCARGRAPRPAGSEGDAGAGPGAGGRVVRRPLISSSRAGRRHAPRSAPRGAPACRCRLGRCRLSRCCRRCHPATMQKGWKKYFGQKSFSEVAMDKYLGSLGLYRKMTAKDASCLFRAVSEQLFLSQIHHLEVRKACVSFMRQHQPNFESYVEGSFEKYLERLGDPKESAGQLEMSALSVMYKRDFILYRYPGKPPVHATNNGFEDKVLLCCSGNGHYDSVYTKQFQEKAAICQAVLYEILYKDVFGMDEEELKSAVEMFRSGSKKNRNNVSVASEDANFNCLHEKVSGNPSEKRLNDWEGNEIDSPQEDKFKQGIEEEKHPENPSKMPVPYKVLKALDPGIYRNVEFDVWLDSRKELQKTDYMVFAGRQYYLGDKCQVRLEPGGKYYNAHIQEVGQDGNTLTVFVEELAEKHAVPLANLKPVTQVAPVLAWNMVSTRKGGTYQKIAGGYFSGIEMDVKTRKRMSKKIRGKEVFMTVSYSRGQAVLPPRLQHGVPSGHSTPLHCSQGGGNMPPYEPYHPQNAPQRHNRGFGMSRGSARFINRHNMVGPHIAFYPSPGKRCYQSYDNFCCRSCSYSRSCRQMQCVNKECQYGFVPGSGEEPQGPEETITFYEIEGEDDTAFPPLPNQGSPAPIIHGTAGFWVARRGPNSDVPNKQILNSCEEEETNENGKFHEEYICSPPDPDCDTATVFSSAEPTENLEEGAVSVSPQDGVASYSCPQKVMVNSAAISTSTTVYAAPATGFSSNSAASTSASATTAVPPQTAVQPVMVSPPSIGRPAVSLVPLPIYSAPLPPVSEVGEAGAVLPPYSCDPNGSDLPRDTKVLRYYFNLGLQYYHQSYWPPMMYVEPVLPPSPMEVYPAYTEPAPVLDQSVHQLYTDAGRTEIHQVPLEAPANGNFQNGEAPALPYGSVYYPVVSDPFSQQSLPGFDSLVPAYRYVSTWHPANPPYGNSPQIANAASSAPLQQVSYIASPNPAPHDVPQAM comes from the exons GTGCAGGTAGCTGTCTGGAGActctagaaaaaggaaaaccactaATTGTAGtaataaatgaaaagctgatGAACAACCACCAGCTTGAACTGGCGAAACAGCTCCACAAAGATGGGCATGTCCTCTACTGCAACTGCAG CACTCTTGTGGAGACACTGCAGTCGATGGAGTTATCAACTTTGAAACCTTTTCCTCCTGGACAGCCAGAAAAGTTTGCTTTGTTCTTGGATCAAGTTTTTGGGGTTCAAT GGGGGAGTTCTCGGGCAGAGGGAGCCGGGTCGGGCTGTGCTCGGGGCCGTGCTCCGCGGCCGGCGGGCAGTGAGGGGGATGctggggccgggccgggcgcaGGTGGGCGCGTTGTGCGGCGGCCCCTCATTAGCAGCAGCCGCGCGGGCAGGCGCCACGCGCCGCGCAGCGCCCCGCGCGGAGCCCCCGCGTGCCGTTGCCGCCTCGGCCGTTGCCGCCTCAGCCGCTGTTGCCGCCGCTGCCACCCGGCGACGATGCAGAAGGGCTGGAAGAAGTACTTCGGACAGAAGTCCTTCAGCGAGGTGGCCATGGACAAGTACCTAGGCAGCCTGGGGCTGTACCGCAAGATGACGGCTAAGGACGCCTCCTGCCTCTTCCGAGCCGTCTCGGAGCAG ctgtttttatctcaaattCACCACCTAGAAGTTAGGAAAGCTTGTGTTTCATTTATGAGGCAGCACCAGCCTAACTTTGAATCT TATGTGGAAGGATCATTTGAGAAATACCTTGAACGACTGGGAGATCCAAAG GAAAGTGCTGGCCAGTTGGAAATGAGTGCCTTATCAGTCATGTACAA GCGAGACTTTATTCTGTACCGGTACCCTGGAAAGCCACCCGTTCATGCTACAAACAATGGCTTTGAAGACAAG gtTTTACTGTGTTGTTCAGGCAATGGCCATTACGACTCTGTGTATACAAAACAGTTCCAGGAAAAGGCTGCTATTTGCCAGG CTGTATTATATGAGATCCTGTACAAAGATGTGTTTGGCATGGATGAGGAAGAATTAAAGTCTGCAGTGGAGATGTTTCGAAGTGGATCcaagaagaacagaaacaatGTCTCTGTGGCAAGTGAAGATGCAAACTTTAATTGTCTTCATGAAAAAGTATCTGGAAATCCATCAGAAAAGAG ACTGAACGACTGGGAAGGCAATGAGATTGACAGTCCACAGGAAGATAAGTTCAAACAAGgcattgaagaagaaaag CATCCAGAAAATCCATCAAAGATGCCTGTTCCTTATAAAGTGCTAAAGGCTCTGGACCCTGGGATCTATCGAAATGTGGAGTTTGATGTTTGGCTGGACAGCAGAAAAG AGCTTCAAAAAACTGACTACATGGTGTTTGCTGGGAGACAGTACTATTTAGGAGACAAGTGTCAG GTACGTCTGGAGCCTGGAGGTAAGTATTACAATGCTCATATCCAGGAAGTCGGACAGGATGGCAACACCTTGACTGTGTTCGTTGAGGAGCTGGCAGAAAA GCATGCAGTTCCTTTGGCAAACTTGAAACCGGTGACACAAGTGGCACCTGTCCTTGCTTGGAATATGGTTTCCACCAGAAAAGGAGGAACCTATCAGAAAATAGCAGGTGGATACTTCTCAGGAATAG aaatgGATGTGAAGACACGGAAGAGAATGTCTAAGAAAATTCGTGGAAAGGAAGTTTTTATGACTGTATCTTACAGCAGGGGTCAGGCAGTTCTTCCACCCCGGCTACAGCACGGTGTTCCTTCGGGGCACTCTACTCCACTTCATTGCTCACAGGGTGGTGGAAACATGCCACCTTATGAACCCTATCATCCTCAGAATGCTCCTCAGAGACATAACCGTGGATTTGGGATGTCAAG GGGATCTGCCCGATTTATAAACAGGCACAACATGGTTGGCCCTCACATAGCATTCTACCCCAGTCCAGGAAAGAGATGCTATCAGAGCTATGACAATTTCTGCTGCAGGTCCTG ctcATACAGCCGTAGCTGCCGTCAGATGCAGTGTGTGAATAAGGAGTGTCAGTATGGGTTTGTACCAGGGAGTGGAGAGGAGCCTCAAGGACCAGAAGAAACTATAACTTTCTATGAAATAGAAGGAGAGGATGacactgcttttcctcctttaccA aaCCAGGGTAGCCCTGCTCCCATTATCCATGGTACAGCAGGATTCTGGGTAGCAAGGAGAGGCCCAAACTCAGATGTGCCTAACAAGCAGATCCTGAATTcctgtgaggaggaagaaacaaatgaaaatg GGAAATTCCATGAGGAATATATCTGTTCACCTCCAG ATCCTGACTGTGACACTGCAACAGTATTTAGTTCAGCAGAGCCTACGGAAAACTTG GAAGAAGGGGCAGTCTCTGTGTCACCTCAAGATGGAGTGGCCTCCTACAGCTGTCCCCAGAAG GTGATGGTGAATTCTGCAGCTATCTCAACCTCTACAACTGTTTATGCTGCTCCAGCTACAGGCTTCTCCTCAAATTCTGCTGCCTCCACTTCAGCCAGTGCCACAACAGCAGTTCCCCCACAAACAGCAGTCCAGCCGGTCATGGTATCTCCCCCTTCTATAGGGAGGCCAG CAGTTTCTTTGGTGCCATTGCCAATTTATTCAGCCCCTCTTCCTCCAGTCAGTGAGGTGGGAGAAGCTGGTGCCGTTCTTCCACCTTACTCTTGTGATCCCAATGGCAGTGATCTGCCTCGAG ATACAAAGGTCTTGCGGTACTATTTTAATCTGGGATTGCAA TACTACCATCAGAGCTATTGGCCTCCCATGATGTATGTAGAGCCAGTGCTGCCCCCATCACCTATGGAAGTTTATCCAGCATATACTGAGCCAGCTCCTGTGCTAGATCAGTCAGTACATCAGCTCTACACTGATGCTGGGCGAACTGAAATCCACCAGGTTCCCTTGGAAGCACCTGCAAACG gTAACTTTCAAAATGGAgaggctccagccctgccctaCGGGTCAGTGTATTACCCAGTTGTGTCAGACCCCTTCAGCCAGCAGTCCCTTCCTGGGTTTGATTCTTTAGTACCTGCCTATCGCTATGTTAGTACCTGGCATCCAGCAAATCCACCCTATGGAAATTCTCCACAGATTGCTAATGCTGCGAGTTCTGCACCACTGCAGCAAGTCAGCTATATTGCCTCACCTAACCCTGCACCTCATGACGTGCCTCAAGCAATGTAA